DNA sequence from the Prolixibacter sp. SD074 genome:
CCAGCGCACTCGCCCACGGGACGTTACTGTCAATCCAGTTGAATATCTTTTTTGCCTTCAGCATCGGGTTGGTTTCGTCGCCTACAATTTGGCTGGTTATTTTCCGGATATTATCAGTGAAAACAATGTATGGAGGACGCTGTGCAGTATAATTTTCATACAGCGCATTGGTGATATCATACGGTTCGGCTACAGCCGGATTGAGCAAAACCCGTTGCGTATGGGTATCAAACGACGCCTTGTAACTAAATACGGCCGGCGAATCCTGCCGGGCAACCTGCTCCATGTACAGCGAGCGTTGCAGGTTATCTTTGTTCACTGCCAGCTGGAAATCCTTTTGTGAGGTAGAAATCAGTTTCACGTCATCCTGCCGCGGTTCCGAAAGGCGAGGGAATGGCAGCCAGCAGCGCACGACCTGTCCGCAAGGAACCGCATTCGGCTTGACCGTGATGGTGTAAGTAAACTCGAAATGTTTGGTCAGCGACCTTTTCGACTCGACAATTTTCTGGTCGTAGCTTTTGCAGAATTCGCGGGTAGCATCCACCACCGGACCGTCCACTTTCAACTTCACCTTTGCTTCAGTCGAATCGATGCGAAACAGGTTGGGAACCGCATTCCGGAAGAAACGCTTTTGCCCGTCAATTCGGCGCACCTCCAACGCACCGGTTTGTTCCCAGGCATCCGTCTGGCTGTCGGTTAGCGATGAATAGTAACGTTCCAACTCACTACGTACCTGTTCTTCATTCTTC
Encoded proteins:
- a CDS encoding transglutaminase family protein, with the translated sequence MQKLIFLSILVVLVPACHTPEKTTVGLNDLKQMVHDGQFKKATVQIDSLLQTGSLTGKDSAEAVYLKDLTHRIELDFAKNEEQVRSELERYYSSLTDSQTDAWEQTGALEVRRIDGQKRFFRNAVPNLFRIDSTEAKVKLKVDGPVVDATREFCKSYDQKIVESKRSLTKHFEFTYTITVKPNAVPCGQVVRCWLPFPRLSEPRQDDVKLISTSQKDFQLAVNKDNLQRSLYMEQVARQDSPAVFSYKASFDTHTQRVLLNPAVAEPYDITNALYENYTAQRPPYIVFTDNIRKITSQIVGDETNPMLKAKKIFNWIDSNVPWASALEYSTFDNIPEYVLKYRHGDCGMQTLLFMTMARYAGVPAKWQSGWMIYPVELNLHDWCEVYFECIGWVPVDPSFGRLDVPDETVRNFYFGGYDGYRMIVNDGFSQPFTPAKKFPRSGPIDFQRGEVEWSGGNLYFDQWNYHMDIKEVK